The following coding sequences lie in one Microvirga sp. 17 mud 1-3 genomic window:
- the xylB gene encoding xylulokinase encodes MPAYLGIDVGTSAVKAVIVDEEQEVLAEASQPLAISRPRDLWSEQDPESWWEAVEGAVEALRASVPAAWADLRAIGLSGQMHGAVLLDDRDRPLRPAILWNDGRSFREAEELGRLHPHLSRAMGVVPMPGFTAPKLLWVARHEPEIFRAVGTVLLPKDYIRLKLTGERITDMSDAAGTWWLDEAARAWSDEALAATGLDRRQMPGLVEGSAPAGFLRPDLAARWGLPSGIVVAGGAGDAAAGAVGLGATGDGAAFLSLGTSGQLFIATEAFRPAPDRLVHAFCHALPELWFQMAAMLNGASCLAWLSGLLNRDIDTLLRDAEASYRGPSQVLFLPCLTGERTPHNDPHARGVFFGLSPETTPAELAQAVLEGVAFSFADAKDCLVQAGAQLSKAGVIGGGSRSAFWTRILADILDLPLVRLRGGEKGPAFGAARLAMLAATGAAPEAVCTAPPVLDRIVPDPERVERYGPRIEAFRRLYKALRPEFSKASQRDN; translated from the coding sequence ATGCCGGCATATCTTGGCATCGATGTGGGGACCTCGGCCGTCAAGGCCGTCATCGTCGACGAGGAGCAGGAGGTGCTCGCCGAGGCGAGCCAGCCCCTCGCGATCTCCCGCCCGCGTGACCTGTGGTCCGAGCAGGATCCGGAATCCTGGTGGGAGGCTGTGGAAGGCGCCGTCGAGGCGCTGCGCGCAAGCGTGCCGGCCGCATGGGCTGACTTACGCGCCATCGGGCTCTCGGGCCAGATGCATGGCGCAGTCCTGCTCGATGACCGGGACCGCCCCTTGCGCCCTGCGATCCTCTGGAATGACGGGCGCTCGTTCCGGGAAGCTGAGGAGCTGGGCAGGCTGCATCCCCACCTGTCCCGGGCCATGGGCGTCGTCCCGATGCCGGGCTTCACGGCCCCGAAGCTTCTCTGGGTGGCGCGGCATGAGCCGGAGATATTCCGCGCCGTCGGGACTGTCCTCCTGCCCAAGGACTATATCCGCCTCAAGCTGACGGGCGAGCGCATCACCGACATGTCGGACGCGGCAGGCACCTGGTGGCTCGATGAGGCAGCACGCGCCTGGTCGGACGAGGCGCTCGCTGCCACAGGGCTCGATCGGCGGCAGATGCCGGGCTTGGTCGAGGGCTCTGCCCCCGCGGGCTTCCTGCGGCCCGACCTGGCGGCGCGCTGGGGCCTGCCCTCCGGAATCGTCGTTGCTGGGGGCGCCGGGGATGCGGCCGCCGGCGCGGTCGGCCTCGGGGCCACGGGCGACGGCGCAGCCTTCCTGTCGCTCGGCACCTCGGGTCAGCTCTTCATCGCCACGGAAGCCTTCCGCCCGGCCCCTGACAGGCTGGTCCATGCCTTCTGCCATGCCCTCCCAGAGCTGTGGTTCCAGATGGCCGCGATGCTGAACGGGGCAAGCTGCCTTGCCTGGCTGTCGGGACTTCTGAACCGGGACATAGACACCCTTCTGCGCGACGCCGAGGCTTCCTATCGGGGTCCGTCGCAGGTTCTTTTCCTGCCCTGCCTGACAGGCGAGAGAACCCCGCATAACGATCCCCATGCGCGCGGCGTGTTCTTCGGCCTCTCGCCGGAGACGACCCCGGCGGAACTGGCGCAGGCCGTTCTCGAAGGCGTGGCCTTCAGCTTCGCGGATGCGAAGGATTGCCTTGTCCAGGCCGGTGCGCAGCTGTCGAAGGCGGGCGTCATCGGCGGCGGATCCCGCAGCGCCTTCTGGACCCGAATCCTGGCCGACATCCTCGATTTGCCCCTCGTGCGCCTCCGCGGCGGCGAGAAGGGGCCGGCCTTCGGGGCCGCGCGGCTCGCCATGCTGGCTGCCACCGGGGCAGCGCCTGAAGCCGTCTGCACTGCGCCGCCCGTCCTCGACCGGATCGTGCCCGATCCGGAGCGCGTGGAGCGGTATGGGCCGAGAATCGAGGCATTCCGGCGCTTGTACAAAGCTTTGCGACCGGAGTTCTCTAAGGCATCCCAACGCGACAATTGA
- the galE gene encoding UDP-glucose 4-epimerase GalE has translation MARFLVTGGAGYVGSHTVLALAERGDDVVVVDNLSQGHRGAVPPGVELIVEDIADTRRLNEIFAGWRFDGVVHFAARSLVGESMREPLMYLSENVSNTLRVAEAAIKTDCMRFVLSSTAALFGMPDRIPIDEESKLHPLSPYGESKLMAERGLEWAQKVHGLHWSALRYFNAAGADPQGRLGEDHDPETHLIPLAINAALGLGPELTVFGNTYDTVDGTAVRDYVHVTDLADAHCRILDRLAEGQGGCYNVGNGTGYSVRQVIDAVERVSGRKVPHRFGPPRPGDPPVLVASNERLRRDTGWSPRYASLDDIVRTAWAWRSAHPKGFDDRTSPAGKAPLAQAV, from the coding sequence ATGGCCAGATTTCTTGTCACCGGCGGTGCCGGATATGTCGGCAGCCACACGGTTCTCGCGTTGGCAGAACGCGGCGACGATGTCGTCGTTGTCGATAATCTCTCCCAAGGGCATCGGGGAGCGGTGCCGCCCGGTGTCGAGCTGATCGTCGAGGACATCGCGGATACGCGCCGCCTCAACGAAATCTTCGCAGGCTGGCGCTTCGACGGGGTCGTTCACTTCGCGGCGCGTTCCCTCGTGGGCGAGAGCATGCGCGAGCCGCTCATGTATCTCTCCGAGAACGTGAGCAACACGCTGCGCGTTGCCGAGGCCGCCATCAAGACCGACTGCATGCGCTTCGTTCTCTCCTCCACGGCGGCGCTGTTCGGGATGCCGGACCGCATTCCCATCGACGAGGAATCCAAGCTCCACCCCCTGTCGCCCTACGGGGAGTCGAAGCTGATGGCCGAGCGGGGGCTGGAATGGGCGCAAAAGGTCCACGGCCTCCATTGGTCCGCCCTCCGCTATTTCAATGCGGCGGGGGCCGATCCTCAAGGAAGGCTCGGGGAGGATCACGATCCGGAAACACACCTGATTCCGCTGGCCATCAACGCAGCCCTCGGCCTTGGACCGGAGCTGACCGTCTTCGGCAATACCTACGACACCGTCGACGGCACCGCCGTGCGCGACTATGTGCACGTCACGGATCTGGCCGATGCCCATTGCCGGATCCTCGACCGCCTCGCCGAGGGTCAGGGCGGCTGCTACAACGTGGGTAACGGCACGGGCTACTCGGTCCGTCAGGTCATCGACGCGGTGGAGCGAGTCTCGGGCCGCAAGGTGCCCCATCGGTTCGGCCCGCCGCGCCCCGGTGACCCACCTGTCCTCGTCGCCTCGAACGAGCGCCTGCGCCGCGATACCGGATGGTCGCCCCGATACGCCTCCCTCGACGACATCGTGCGCACTGCCTGGGCCTGGCGTTCTGCTCACCCGAAGGGCTTCGACGACCGCACCTCGCCCGCCGGCAAAGCCCCCCTGGCCCAGGCCGTCTGA
- a CDS encoding MarR family transcriptional regulator codes for MEPKYSNEIGLFREVSTGGLAELPPALRSAKGQDDAEASASSADEPPGITHLDLVRVVERFHRRYLDLFRLDLGRLGVSDLSPSQVMMLFTIGSDELTVRDLIDRGYYLGSNASYNLKRLVEGGYVDRSASERDRRSARIRLSEKGRKLCEDVRRMDESYHRLVTRNAEEKRDLETAFRTLQRLENVWTGALRYGETGIA; via the coding sequence ATGGAACCCAAGTACAGCAATGAGATCGGCCTGTTCCGGGAGGTGTCGACCGGAGGCCTGGCCGAACTGCCGCCAGCCCTGCGGTCCGCCAAGGGACAGGATGATGCGGAAGCATCCGCTTCGTCCGCGGACGAGCCGCCGGGCATCACCCACCTCGACCTCGTTCGCGTGGTCGAGCGCTTTCATCGTCGGTACCTCGATCTGTTCCGGCTCGATCTCGGCCGCCTCGGCGTGAGCGACCTCAGCCCCTCGCAGGTCATGATGCTCTTCACCATCGGCTCGGATGAGCTCACGGTCCGCGATCTCATCGACCGGGGCTATTATCTCGGCTCCAACGCATCCTACAACCTCAAGCGTCTGGTCGAGGGCGGCTATGTCGACCGCAGCGCCTCCGAGCGCGACCGGCGCTCCGCGCGCATCCGCCTCTCCGAAAAAGGACGCAAGCTCTGCGAGGACGTCCGCCGGATGGACGAATCCTACCACCGTCTCGTGACGCGCAATGCCGAGGAAAAGCGCGACCTGGAGACGGCCTTCAGGACCTTGCAGCGCCTTGAGAATGTCTGGACCGGCGCCCTCCGCTACGGAGAGACCGGCATCGCCTGA
- a CDS encoding type I secretion system permease/ATPase: MNKATVSGGAADLIHRGRKAFFVGLAYAGLLSAVINVLQLTVPLFMLQVHDRVVNSQSVDTLAMLIVIAAVGLILFGVLDYVRALTFQVMGSLLLRRLNLPVLQAAVSASVQKGSGRAGQAIRDINDLRAFITGNAIGIPLEAIWCPIFLVVLFALHPLYGIVALISATIIVVLSLVSDLLTRRTLKRANESTIQGIGDMSASLRHAEAIEAMGMLPALARRWRHGQLRAQDLLDTATRRGRAMSSLTRTCRYMMQIAVLSTGAILVIRQEASPGSMVAASIIMGRLLLPFDSMVDGWRQWVLAGAAWKRIVSLLEDETPRRDTQPTPRTSGELTVDRLVFAPPGSDVPVLKGISFSLSPGEVLGIVGPSAAGKSTLARLLVGVLKPTTGGIYLDGHNVFLWERESFGRMVGYVPQSVSLLEGTIRENIARMQDANPQAVLEAARLADVHNMIGRFPLGYDTRLGDSSFLLSGGQRQRIALARALYGRPRMIVLDEPNANLDTEGERALIRAIEAARADGAIVILIAHRPSIMQAVDKLLVLQDGRIAQFGPRASVVDIDGRGERIAKPAQAQPVRAVQGDATRG, translated from the coding sequence ATGAACAAGGCGACTGTTTCCGGGGGAGCCGCGGACCTCATCCACCGCGGCCGTAAGGCGTTCTTTGTGGGGCTCGCCTATGCGGGCCTTTTGAGCGCCGTCATCAATGTCCTGCAGCTCACCGTGCCGCTCTTCATGCTGCAGGTGCACGACCGTGTCGTGAACAGCCAGAGCGTCGATACGCTCGCGATGCTGATCGTGATTGCGGCGGTGGGGCTGATCCTGTTCGGCGTCCTCGATTATGTCCGCGCCCTGACGTTTCAGGTCATGGGCAGTCTTCTGCTGCGCCGGCTGAACCTGCCGGTCCTGCAGGCCGCCGTGTCGGCTTCCGTCCAGAAGGGGAGCGGCCGTGCCGGGCAGGCGATTCGGGACATCAACGACCTGAGGGCCTTCATCACCGGCAATGCGATCGGCATTCCGCTGGAGGCAATCTGGTGCCCGATCTTCCTTGTGGTTCTGTTCGCGCTGCACCCGCTCTACGGCATCGTCGCCCTGATCTCCGCCACGATCATCGTGGTGCTGAGCCTTGTCTCGGATCTTCTGACGCGGCGCACGCTCAAGCGGGCCAACGAATCGACGATCCAGGGCATCGGCGACATGAGCGCGAGCCTCCGTCATGCGGAGGCCATCGAGGCGATGGGAATGTTGCCGGCCCTCGCGCGCCGCTGGCGCCACGGGCAGCTTCGTGCGCAGGACCTGCTCGATACGGCCACGCGGCGCGGACGCGCCATGTCGTCCCTGACGCGGACCTGCCGCTACATGATGCAGATCGCCGTGCTGTCCACCGGTGCGATTCTGGTCATCCGGCAGGAGGCGAGCCCGGGCTCCATGGTGGCGGCCAGCATCATCATGGGACGTCTTCTCCTGCCCTTCGATTCGATGGTGGACGGATGGCGGCAATGGGTGCTCGCCGGGGCGGCCTGGAAGCGAATCGTGAGCCTGCTCGAAGACGAGACGCCGCGGCGCGACACGCAGCCGACACCGCGGACCTCCGGCGAGCTCACGGTCGACCGGCTCGTTTTCGCTCCGCCCGGTTCCGATGTCCCGGTCCTCAAGGGGATCTCGTTCTCCCTGTCGCCGGGCGAGGTGCTGGGCATCGTCGGTCCCTCGGCGGCCGGAAAATCGACCCTCGCGCGCCTTCTCGTCGGCGTTCTGAAGCCGACCACGGGCGGCATCTATCTCGACGGTCACAACGTCTTCCTGTGGGAGCGCGAATCCTTCGGACGAATGGTCGGCTATGTGCCGCAATCCGTGTCGCTGCTGGAGGGGACCATTCGGGAAAACATCGCGCGGATGCAGGACGCCAATCCCCAGGCCGTTCTCGAAGCGGCGCGGCTCGCTGACGTGCACAACATGATCGGGCGCTTCCCGCTCGGCTACGACACCCGCCTCGGAGACAGCAGCTTCCTTTTGTCCGGCGGCCAGCGGCAGCGCATCGCGCTTGCCCGCGCGCTCTATGGGCGGCCGCGCATGATCGTCCTCGACGAGCCCAACGCGAATCTCGACACGGAGGGCGAGCGCGCCCTCATCCGGGCCATCGAGGCCGCGCGGGCGGACGGCGCCATCGTGATTCTCATCGCGCACCGGCCGTCGATCATGCAGGCGGTCGACAAGCTTCTCGTCCTCCAGGATGGCCGGATCGCCCAGTTCGGGCCGCGGGCCTCGGTGGTGGATATCGACGGACGCGGCGAAAGGATCGCCAAGCCCGCTCAGGCACAGCCCGTGCGGGCCGTTCAGGGAGATGCAACTCGTGGCTAG
- a CDS encoding HlyD family type I secretion periplasmic adaptor subunit, protein MASTEILVQSRPRAAQLPVPHEPDSMQPWAERFESEERDGPSLRTPLLAGTLAIVLGLGGFVGWAYAARLDSAAVANATVIVDSKRKTVSHLEGGILKSLLVQEGDVVQAGQPLLQLDDTRAKAELEQLRAKRIGLEARLVRLRAEQSRQDQLTFPEEVVASTSPITDEVLKAERNVFSSRREMFKRKVDIQHKTVQQQEAELAAIEAQTVANTRQAELLNRELQAVASLVEKGYAPRPRLTELQTRESELTGRAAELVARKAKAEQAKSAAELEILSIENDFQQQVAADLQAAQLELAETIERMSAAGDVLRRIVVVSPQGGIVTNIRSRTPGGVISPGQPILDIVPEQEPLIIEAKVGLRDIDSVHVGAPVQVRLTAYNNRSTAPLAGTLTYLSADQQLDERNESAFYVVRASIAPESLANNPSVKLYPGMPAEILIINKPRRAVDYLLAPITESFNRAFREE, encoded by the coding sequence GTGGCTAGCACCGAGATTCTCGTCCAGAGCCGGCCCCGGGCCGCGCAGCTGCCGGTCCCGCATGAGCCGGACTCCATGCAGCCGTGGGCCGAGCGCTTCGAGAGCGAGGAGCGCGATGGCCCGTCCCTGCGCACGCCCCTTTTGGCCGGAACGCTTGCCATCGTGTTGGGGCTCGGCGGCTTCGTCGGCTGGGCCTATGCGGCGCGCCTCGACAGCGCGGCCGTCGCGAACGCGACCGTGATCGTCGATTCCAAGCGTAAGACGGTCAGCCATCTTGAAGGCGGCATTCTCAAGAGCCTGCTGGTTCAGGAAGGCGACGTCGTCCAGGCGGGGCAGCCGCTTCTGCAGCTCGACGACACCCGCGCCAAAGCGGAGCTCGAACAATTGAGAGCGAAGCGCATCGGTCTCGAAGCGCGCCTCGTGCGCCTGCGGGCGGAACAGTCCCGGCAGGATCAGCTGACATTCCCCGAAGAGGTTGTGGCCTCGACGAGCCCGATCACGGACGAGGTGCTCAAGGCGGAGCGAAACGTCTTCTCGTCGCGCCGCGAGATGTTCAAACGCAAGGTCGATATCCAGCACAAGACCGTGCAGCAGCAGGAGGCGGAGCTGGCCGCGATCGAGGCCCAGACGGTCGCCAATACCCGCCAGGCGGAACTCCTGAACCGCGAGCTACAGGCGGTCGCGTCCCTGGTGGAGAAGGGCTATGCGCCCCGTCCACGCCTTACGGAGCTTCAGACTCGTGAAAGCGAGCTCACCGGGCGGGCCGCCGAGCTGGTGGCCCGCAAGGCGAAAGCCGAACAGGCAAAATCTGCCGCCGAGCTCGAGATCCTGTCCATCGAGAACGATTTCCAGCAGCAGGTTGCGGCGGATCTCCAGGCGGCACAGCTGGAACTCGCGGAAACCATCGAGCGGATGAGCGCGGCCGGCGACGTCCTGCGCCGGATCGTGGTCGTGTCGCCGCAAGGCGGCATCGTGACGAACATCCGCAGCCGCACGCCTGGCGGAGTCATTTCGCCAGGGCAGCCCATCCTCGACATCGTTCCCGAGCAGGAGCCCCTGATCATCGAGGCGAAGGTAGGGTTGCGGGATATCGATTCCGTTCATGTGGGAGCGCCCGTGCAGGTGAGACTGACCGCTTACAACAACCGCAGCACCGCGCCGCTGGCGGGAACGCTGACATATCTCTCGGCCGATCAGCAGCTCGACGAGCGCAACGAATCCGCCTTCTATGTCGTGCGGGCATCGATCGCTCCGGAAAGCCTGGCGAACAATCCGTCCGTCAAACTCTATCCGGGCATGCCGGCGGAAATTCTCATCATCAACAAGCCGCGCCGAGCTGTCGATTATCTCCTCGCACCGATCACCGAGAGCTTTAATCGCGCATTCCGTGAAGAGTAA
- a CDS encoding calcium-binding protein: MATLEGGAYHDTLHGTHSPDVIFGNGGDDFLFGGGGNDALFGGEGDDLLFGGNGEDALFGGTGDDKLFGGNGNDVLQGGEGDDVLFGGNGDDVLQGGAGDDYLRGGNGNDVVQGGDGNDILEGNSGNDLLQGGAGDDVIRGGSGDDIIHGGAGDDVLYGNSGQDVFVFSGGGGNDVVMDFKVGEDLLQVSKGINGTDIASADDLASRVHQVGGNTLVDLGNGDTVTLVNVNADDVQSNPNDYFSVH; the protein is encoded by the coding sequence ATGGCAACTCTTGAAGGCGGTGCCTATCACGACACGCTTCACGGTACCCATTCCCCGGATGTGATCTTCGGGAATGGAGGGGATGACTTCCTCTTCGGCGGAGGGGGCAACGACGCCCTCTTCGGCGGTGAGGGCGACGACCTTCTCTTCGGCGGCAACGGCGAGGATGCGCTGTTCGGCGGAACGGGCGACGACAAACTCTTCGGCGGCAACGGCAATGACGTGCTGCAGGGCGGTGAGGGCGACGACGTTCTCTTCGGCGGCAATGGCGACGACGTGCTGCAAGGCGGCGCCGGTGACGATTACCTCCGGGGCGGCAACGGCAACGACGTCGTCCAGGGCGGCGATGGAAACGACATCCTCGAGGGCAATTCCGGCAACGATCTGTTGCAGGGCGGCGCCGGCGACGACGTCATCCGTGGCGGCTCGGGCGACGACATCATCCACGGCGGCGCAGGCGACGATGTTCTGTACGGTAATTCCGGACAGGATGTCTTCGTGTTCTCCGGCGGCGGCGGCAACGACGTCGTCATGGACTTCAAGGTCGGCGAGGACCTGCTGCAGGTCTCCAAGGGAATCAACGGTACCGACATCGCGTCGGCCGACGATCTCGCAAGCCGCGTTCACCAGGTGGGTGGCAACACCCTCGTCGATCTCGGCAATGGCGACACGGTCACGCTCGTCAATGTCAATGCGGACGACGTGCAGAGCAACCCGAACGACTACTTCTCGGTCCATTAA
- a CDS encoding glycosyltransferase → MALLDLSDVVLTENEADLPRAFHLGGAAMLIVWDVPEPVQVPASLSVADAVVAPTASLRLPRQDGGTRLLWVLRRPERVSLRAVLSAESLGLNTELSLAGDAPLPAFDAAALLDDLERQAGATLVSTLLGLWSGLFRLQRNTTFLRNVKMLLRRLEPSPQPAAIVARAVDGLVLLQTPFPAGFGTIHAIHRVSPRGVERLKGQPHRSRLGRGREALHLLTVAEEAGEQSDWLVFTGPDGLQARTILRPDKKIQSLTAWLREHGKRAAGLREHLLMEMPGLTTSGDVASVEAQLGAPLDRQRVTGAGLSAEIACALSTARGTLVTGWFRDPLNLVAGVAAIGRDGTVHDLTGELRRFPVAAEDAGGGRVSAVGFAALAPAAGGAAPLLQPRFRLLLRSGAYHPLVPAPQSADPVEARAAALRAVPPQHVDEALLADVLAPVIADLHEKARAGTNEPRVHQIGQPLLRPKVSVVIPLYKALDFLRFQIAAFATDPWFRQNAELIYVLDSPEQAAEVEHLIGGLHLVYELPILLAVMERNGGYARACNAGAALARGEVLALVNSDVVPVAPGWLEALVMRLSGRRRVGAVGPKLLFEDGSLQHAGMYFERDHRGRWLNHHYYKGMPRFYAPATEERLVPAVTGACLVMSRPLFETVGGFTEDYVIGDYEDSDLCLKITAADRRILYAANVELYHLERKSMTLSSDYMKGVAWQYNCALHASRWGDRIAAIMNAQLRTSKNKRTAA, encoded by the coding sequence ATGGCGCTGCTCGATCTATCGGACGTGGTTTTAACGGAAAACGAGGCGGATCTGCCACGGGCCTTTCATCTGGGCGGCGCGGCGATGCTGATCGTCTGGGATGTTCCCGAGCCGGTCCAGGTTCCCGCGTCTCTGTCGGTCGCGGATGCGGTCGTTGCGCCGACGGCATCACTGCGCCTTCCGCGCCAGGATGGCGGAACCCGTCTTCTTTGGGTCCTGCGCCGGCCCGAGCGTGTTTCCCTGCGGGCCGTACTGTCGGCGGAAAGTCTCGGTTTGAACACCGAACTGTCGCTGGCGGGTGATGCGCCTCTTCCGGCATTCGATGCGGCTGCGCTCCTCGACGATCTTGAAAGACAGGCAGGCGCCACGCTCGTGTCCACCCTGCTGGGCCTATGGAGCGGCCTTTTCCGTCTTCAGCGCAACACGACCTTTCTTCGCAACGTGAAGATGCTGCTGCGTCGGCTGGAGCCCTCGCCGCAGCCGGCCGCCATTGTGGCCCGGGCGGTCGACGGACTCGTCCTGCTCCAGACCCCTTTCCCGGCAGGCTTCGGGACGATCCACGCAATCCATCGGGTTAGCCCTCGTGGCGTGGAACGCCTGAAAGGGCAGCCGCATCGCTCGCGCCTGGGGCGGGGGCGTGAGGCGCTGCATCTCCTGACCGTGGCCGAAGAGGCAGGCGAGCAATCCGACTGGCTCGTCTTCACCGGGCCTGACGGTCTCCAGGCAAGAACCATCCTGCGGCCCGACAAGAAAATACAATCCTTGACGGCGTGGCTGCGCGAGCATGGCAAGCGCGCGGCCGGCCTGCGTGAACATCTTCTGATGGAGATGCCGGGCCTTACGACTTCGGGCGATGTCGCGTCCGTGGAAGCGCAGCTCGGCGCCCCTCTGGACCGTCAGCGGGTCACGGGTGCGGGCCTCTCTGCCGAGATCGCCTGTGCGCTGTCCACCGCGCGCGGAACGCTCGTGACGGGCTGGTTCCGTGACCCGCTGAATCTCGTCGCCGGCGTGGCCGCCATCGGGCGGGACGGCACGGTCCATGATCTGACCGGGGAGCTGCGCCGGTTTCCGGTTGCTGCCGAGGATGCAGGGGGCGGCCGGGTGAGCGCAGTCGGCTTCGCGGCCCTGGCGCCTGCAGCCGGCGGAGCGGCGCCCCTGCTCCAGCCGCGCTTTCGCCTGCTTCTGCGCTCGGGCGCCTATCATCCCCTCGTTCCTGCCCCGCAGTCGGCCGATCCGGTCGAGGCCCGTGCAGCGGCCCTGCGTGCCGTGCCGCCGCAGCACGTGGACGAAGCGCTCCTGGCGGATGTGCTCGCGCCCGTCATCGCCGACCTTCACGAGAAGGCGCGCGCGGGCACGAATGAGCCGCGCGTCCATCAGATCGGCCAGCCGCTGCTGCGCCCGAAAGTCTCGGTCGTCATCCCCCTCTACAAAGCGCTGGACTTTCTGCGCTTCCAGATCGCCGCCTTCGCGACGGATCCGTGGTTCAGGCAGAATGCCGAGCTGATCTATGTGCTCGACTCGCCTGAGCAGGCTGCGGAGGTCGAGCACCTGATCGGCGGACTGCATCTCGTCTATGAGCTTCCGATTCTGCTTGCCGTGATGGAGCGCAACGGCGGCTATGCCCGCGCCTGCAATGCGGGCGCCGCCCTGGCGCGCGGCGAGGTTCTGGCGCTCGTCAATTCGGATGTGGTCCCGGTCGCGCCGGGATGGCTCGAAGCGCTCGTGATGCGGCTGTCCGGCCGCCGGCGTGTCGGCGCCGTGGGTCCGAAGCTCCTCTTCGAGGATGGCTCCCTTCAGCATGCGGGCATGTATTTCGAGCGCGACCACCGCGGACGCTGGCTCAACCACCACTACTACAAGGGCATGCCGCGCTTTTATGCTCCAGCGACGGAAGAGCGCCTCGTGCCCGCCGTGACCGGAGCCTGTCTGGTGATGTCTCGGCCGCTCTTCGAGACGGTCGGCGGCTTCACGGAGGATTACGTAATCGGCGATTATGAGGACAGCGACTTGTGCCTCAAGATCACGGCCGCGGATCGCCGGATCCTCTATGCGGCCAATGTCGAGCTCTATCACCTGGAGCGCAAGTCGATGACGCTCAGCAGCGACTACATGAAGGGCGTCGCCTGGCAATACAACTGCGCTCTTCATGCCTCCCGCTGGGGAGACAGGATCGCGGCCATCATGAACGCGCAGCTCCGAACTTCAAAAAACAAGAGGACAGCCGCATGA
- a CDS encoding class I SAM-dependent methyltransferase, with the protein MNAQVGSKVSAYRPLLSPAEEARLSVTVEGITRNRFLPAPPPENVFVGDGDYRAIGAEYLGHFVRLGGLKPTDRVLDIGCGIGRMAVPLTQYLDGQAGCYEGVDPVREGIEWCVQNITPAYPHFRFCQIDLAHELYNPGGSLAGHEVVLPFSDANFDFVAMVSVATHLPVSEIAAYAREVMRLMAPGGRLFMTAFLVLDGDVDRANARPRFTAGKEEGTWYGDPDAPLAAIGFDRHLVEQAVREAGLNIERVSLGHWRNIDSTHYQDVVIATKPEAA; encoded by the coding sequence ATGAATGCTCAGGTTGGCAGCAAGGTCAGCGCCTATCGGCCCTTGCTCTCCCCCGCCGAGGAGGCACGCCTCTCGGTCACCGTCGAAGGGATCACGCGCAACCGCTTCCTTCCTGCGCCGCCGCCCGAGAACGTCTTCGTCGGGGATGGGGATTATCGCGCGATCGGAGCGGAATATCTCGGTCATTTCGTGCGCCTGGGCGGCCTCAAGCCGACGGATCGCGTTCTCGACATCGGCTGCGGCATCGGCCGCATGGCGGTGCCGCTGACCCAGTATCTGGATGGCCAGGCGGGCTGCTACGAGGGCGTCGATCCCGTGCGGGAAGGGATCGAGTGGTGCGTGCAGAACATCACGCCTGCCTATCCGCATTTCCGGTTCTGCCAGATCGACTTGGCGCACGAACTCTACAATCCCGGCGGTTCCCTCGCGGGGCACGAGGTGGTCCTGCCGTTCTCGGACGCGAACTTCGACTTCGTCGCCATGGTGTCGGTCGCGACGCACCTGCCGGTGTCGGAGATCGCTGCCTATGCACGCGAGGTCATGCGCCTGATGGCCCCGGGCGGGCGGCTTTTTATGACGGCCTTCCTGGTCCTCGACGGAGATGTGGATAGGGCAAACGCACGCCCCCGCTTCACGGCCGGCAAGGAGGAGGGAACCTGGTACGGCGATCCGGACGCGCCGCTCGCGGCGATCGGCTTCGACCGTCACCTGGTCGAGCAGGCCGTGCGCGAGGCCGGACTCAACATCGAGCGGGTCAGCCTCGGCCACTGGCGCAACATCGACAGCACTCATTACCAGGATGTGGTGATCGCGACGAAACCGGAGGCCGCCTGA